In Brassica napus cultivar Da-Ae chromosome C2, Da-Ae, whole genome shotgun sequence, the sequence TGTGAAGAAGGCGATTCTGCATCTTCCAACTCCTTAACCGTAGAGCAACTCAACAACCTTGTTCTCGAGGTACATTCTAATTTCTTTTTGCTATGTATGTGTGATATGTGTGTGTGCATGCGTATGTGTGTGATATGTATTTGTTATTTCTCATTCAGGCtgttccaaagaaaaagggcCGTTATGTTGGATTGGCTCGTTCGACCGGaggggcttcttcttcttcttcagctcacTATCCACTCGTTGATGAGCTTATGGAGCAGATTAAGACCAAGGATACGGAGATTGAGTTCCTGAAGCAGGACAATGCTGAAATCCGGGTTGAGCTGCAGCAAAACCGAATGACTATGGAGGAAAACAATGTTCTCACCCAGACCTTGTTGCAGAAGTTTAGGACCCGATTCGGTGAAGACTTTtagttgttttttaattttcaaaaactttttattactttttataactttaatgtataataatgttgaatttatatatctataatgtttttaaattctaaattatcaattttttccagaaattaaattaagaattataaaaattgtttttttaattaaaaaaggaatACCGACGGATAGagttatccgtcggaatttctacATTTTTCCGACGAATAAGATCCATCGATATTTTCAtgatattccgacggaataaaGTCGTCGGTTTTATTTTCAgttaccgacggacttttttcgtcggtattttcTGAATATTCTGATGAACACCCTTTGTCGGTATTTTctgaaattccgacgaattctcTTCGTCGGTATTCTCTATAAATACCGACGGATATGTATCGTCAGAAATTTTAGATAAAAACCGACGGAATACGTTCGTCGGTATTTGCCGACGAAATATGttcgtcggtatttaccgacaaatttccgacgaatATCAGTATACCGACGAGATgataccgacggacatttttcgtcggtattccgtcggtatgcGGCTTTCCCGACGAGATTATGACGGATTTGTCCATCGGTATCGCgcagttttcttgtagtggcgaGACATGGTATTACCATTTTTGTTAATAAACTATGCCAATATTTCTTTGCCCCCAAAGAATTCACATCTTCAAGCTGTCTATAAAGTCTTGCATTACTTGAAAGGGAGTATTGGTTTGAGTTTATTCTATTCAGCTACAAATGACTTGGTCCTTAAAGCTTTCACAGATGCTAACTAGGGTGCTTGTAAAGATTCAAGACGATCTACGAGTGGTTATTATATGTTCCTTGGCACATCCCTGATCTCATGGAATTCCAAGAATAACTATATACTCTAGCATTTCTCTGCTGAATCAGAATACAGAGCTATGAGTTTTGGAGTAAGGGAAATACATTGGCTCGTTAATATGCTTTGAGAGTTCGGTGTGCCACAACAAGCTCCTATGGCATTCTTTTGTGATTCCACTGCAGCTATACATAAAGTTAACAATGTAGTTTTCATGAGAGAACTAAACATTTAGAATCTGATTGTCATAAAGTTCAAGACATGATCGATGTTGGACATACCAAGACGTTACATGTCTCAAtagcaatgtttttaaacccgacccggacatTGAACCGGACTACTTACCGGGTCGCTGGGTCACTGGGTCGACCGCGGTTGAACCACAggttaataaatgaattaattttactatataataatatattagttatgaaaataaatatataaaaactaaagttcagtattttctaaatgttttttaaaacataaaataatagtttggatatgtatatattttatgtttaaaaagtatttagaaaatacttaactttagtttttatatttttattttcatttgacatacaaaatatgaaaaaatagtttagactatttaaattttttataaaaaagtaagagttatgacatttaaaaaaaatcaagatacaaaattcataaatatttaaatgtctaatgtgaataataaattaaacttcaaattcagaataaaccaaaagtaaaagatcattgtaataaattgtcaataacggaaataaactaacaccaaatcacatcaactagttttggttctctctaccatcgttcacttcattttctctaggtggcatagtgaaatcttcatcaaaatctaaaaatcacaaatataaaactaagaaggaaaaaaacctaacttttttttgtcagcacttaactttttaattagaaacttagaatataaaacataatctaaaaaatagtaaaaattatttattggttcaaccggtatcggATTTCAGACTTTAGTGAgtttttgcgggtttctaaatattggatttttcacaaaacccaaaccaGATTTTTTCTGGGTCACCGGGTTTACCGATTTAACTGCGGGTCtgggtcgggtttcaaaacactgctCAATAGGTAATCAAATTGCGGATGTTTTTACTAAAGCATTACAGCCAGAACAGTTTCATTCTCTTGTGGGCAAGATGAGACTCATTTCAATCTCATCaccatttttttttgctcaaaCATCAACTTTCATTTACCAATTCGTGGAAAGGAGATTACAATCTCAGAAGATTTAATCCCACATGCAATGCCGTGATCTAGTATCACCTAGGAACACTTGGAAGGATCTTATGCTACCCAATACAAATCGACTTTACATATTTCACCACTCCGAGGACGAGAAAAAACCAAGACCCGAGATGAACCGTCTCTTAAACCTCTAAATTCTACCACTAAAAACAGCTACAAAACATGACCTTGACCCCAAAACACCTAGAATAAGAATTTATATACTAGCTAGTTGCAATTGGATTGAAGAGTCGGAAGAATAGGCCTTGTCAATTGCTCCTTCACCTAGAGGGTGCATATTCCACTTCAAAAGTATTCGGGGATTCAGGACAGCGGTTTTAAGTCTGTGAAAGTCAGGTTGATGCCGTGGGTCCATCAGCGATCATACCTGACCTGAGAAAACATAAGAAGAGACACAGCTACCGGGTCTGTCAATAATCGGTACTGCGCATACGGTAGACTCCTCGGGAAAGCTGAAGACCCAACACGGTTCGCGTCCAAGAACCGGATGAAACGACTTCTTCAACCAGGACACCTTCATGCCAATGTCGATACTCAGCTTGTACAAAGTGAAGCACTTCCCTTCCTTTCTCGACCGAACCATCAACGATTCTTTACGTTATCCAAAAGTTCAGACATGAGAGATAATCCAGCGAACTCACGTCCATCGTGCCATCTCCAGAGAGAAACTCCAAGGTTCACATGACCGTGAAGGGATGAAGAGCAATCCAAACACCGAATCTGCTCCAGTCGCCATACACGCGCCCTCTCTTGACGGATCTGAACCTCAAGCCAGCTACACTGAAACAGCTTTCAGATCTGTAACGAGGTGACAAACAAAAGCCTCGTGCCACCGCCTCGAAGCTGGGAGTTAACCGAGACCAAGATAAAATGTTTCCTCCTAAATCTGACCCATCCCGAGACCTCCTCTCCACACGGCTCGCCACTGCTCCAGATCCACCTTCAGTCTGACCAGGTCCTACTCCGCCGCGGTCAGAATAGTTGCCGGAACCTCTGAATTTCACCATATATCGTCAGCACATCACCGGGAAGCTTGAGAGGTGTCAAAAGGGCAAAGGAAAACTAGAGATAGAGCTAAGAGGGAGACcacccactacaagaaaacataatcttaaccaGGGTggttttcctcgctaattcgtcgtaaaagaggctttcctcgcgaattagcgaggaaacgcgtttgctcgttacatgtctgtcgtaacacatatttcctcgctaattcgtcgtaacttagcgagaaatatatttcgtcgtaaagacaaAGTAggacgattcgtcgtaaagaccacgtcaatattccacgtaaggacgtcgctataatacctcgtaaatacctcaAAAATAGTTCATCGtaacctacacgtaaataccttgaaagagtttcctcgcaaaatacacgtaacaaccacgaaatgatttcctcgtaaaatggtcgtaaacttttcctcgttatttcctcgtaaaatactcgttaaatgtttctcgtcatttcctcgtaaggtttccacgtaaagaggtcgtacattggctacgaatttacttcgtttttattattttacagaatttaaaaatataattaaaaaataattaaaattatttaatttaataataaattaaaattcaaaataaaaataaatcaatataaaaatattttatatataaataagttttgaatttatataatacaacaaccaaaaaaaaaaactaagggtcgttcatcgcccggtagaattcatcactcctcctcgtaacatccgcctcgttatgtacgtcggatgactcgccttgaatgggatgttgttgtcgcatgttcctcaacatggactcccattccggatttgtggccgcaataacgtccaagaagccctcgactccacccatacgagattttgtcgcggtcaactcgttacgcagctgagcggactctctacgcagctctgtgacttcatcatcccgtcgctgaccataagacgatgtcgctctcggaacatcgttgacggaaccaatacccaacgtccgtcccttttttttagggacaaccttaaaaacaaaaaataaatattgtaagtaaaaatttaaagttaaattaaatgaataattaaaaattaatttttttgaaaatttacctcctcgtaaatcttatccacttcaagtgtggataaggtgacgggtaatccgtcggtagactgctgggtcagctgagtctggcggtcttcaacccgagcaactacgtcgttgtagatttgctcggacttgccatctacaaatacgcccgccttgttcttgtgggtcctctcgtaaagttccataagagacgggagatgtcccgtctctttggcctaaaaaacagttaagaaagttagaataaattaatatatgtattaaaaaaattatttaataaaatatttaattaccatttccaaacggacaccggcgtggggtttttggcccgtagtgtgaagcatcggcccgttcccgtgctcatcgaccgtgttacgggagttagagcaagcctgggcgattctaatggaatcaggaaggcgccaataacggatgaggccatcccacacatccgtggtgagctcagcgggtttgccacgctcataccccttcacgatccagtcacccttccagttggagaccgtgtccaacaagcgaactttcgctttcgcgttaaacttcttcttcaccctctcagtgatccccaaggcccaattatatttttgctgttggaaaaaataaattaacaattagttttttagaaagtatatatataaatcatgaaaaaattaaaatatatataattaattaatagaaacttacagcgtaaattttgaaccacgtctttctgacgtagtgaggcgtcttactccagtttggatgtgccatggagaagtaacccttgatcgtgtcggttacgtccgatgcaagacatccgtcaaccccccacctggaaaatacaaatttaaaatataaattatttttaatgttataaaagaaatttaaacgaattaaaaataattaatgcaacataccacaacgttccgtccggtcggtctgggtcgatgactggtaaaccttctctgcctggcagactgagaatgtcctctacagtgtactgcgagtaaggagcactcggaggcaccatcagatcaggatgaatatcggcgaccatcggaggtgccatcggaggaggcacaggaggaggcatcggaggaggcacatgaggagccgatggtgcactagaagaagtagacccagagactctctgagtgtactgagtctccgggacagtctcctggcccgaagaattgggagcggaagaagaggccgggtctaaacgaatacccggctcaccgaagatctctctgtaatgggcagtaagtcttccttttcgaacctgagaaaaaaattaaatttttaaaattaacatcaacaatatatttcccaacattatccacctaatcaacactaaataacataaaatccgcaaacctatctaaattccctatactaaccacctaatctatcctaaactaaccaaattagagaggaatcagagaggcttaccattgctacgaaatggagaggaagtagagaggaagtagagaggaaagaaagagtgagcgctcgggtgtatatataagattacatatcgccgcaaattcctcgtaagtttacgacgaaatagcgagcagttacaaaggcccgtctttttttttacgaggaaattgcgaggaatcacaaaggcccgtgtttttttatacgaggtattaacgacgatttaccttacgaggaattaacgaggcttgctttcctataaatatacccacaactctcactctcaaaccacacacaaactcccaaatcacaccttatctcaaatcacaatcctcaaaaaaatcctattcaaattataaatatttgaaaaaaataggaaaaggagaagatattagaattcatgtgggcgagacttacgtattataattgctggaagtcttgccacatgttaatctggtatttctctcattttcctttttttttcaagtttgtacactacgagatatttacgacgatttgtacttacgtggaattaacgggtttatgtataaatccgtttacgtggtctttacgacgatttgtgcttacgtggaattaacgagtgttttgtttaaatcattttacgtggtagttacgacgatttcatcctacgaggactttacgacgatttgtgcttacgtggaattaacgagtgttatgtttaaatccctagaatccgaaacccgaaacccgaaacccgaaacacaaacccgaaactcgaaactccatacccgaaaccccaaaccccaacccccaaacccgaaacccgaaacccgaaacccaaacccccatctttaattttctacttcatatattccaaaccccatatttaattttaagtttcgtcgttatttttaacgagtgttatggttaaatccctagaaccccaaacccgaaacccgaaacccgaaacccgaaacccgaaactcgaaatcctaaacccgaaaccccaaaccccgaacctctaaacccgaaaccccaaacccgaaaccaaaaacccgaaacccaaaacccgaaatccaaaacccgaaatccaaaacccgaaaccccaaaacctgaaaccccaaacccgaaacccgaaacccgaaacccgaaacccgaaacccgaaactcgaaatccaaaaccccaaaccccaaaccccaaaccccgaacccctaaacccgaaaccccaaacccgaaaccaaaaacccaaaacccgaaacccgaaatccaaaacccgaaaccccaaaacccgaaaccccaaaccccaaaccccaaacccgaaacctgaaaccccaaaccccaaatcccatattccttattttctacttcatatattccaaaccccatatttatttttaggtttcgtcgttatttcctcgttttgttacgttatatttacgacgatttcatcctacgtggtttttacgacgaattcatcctacgtggtatttacgacgatttagtcctacgtggaattaacgagtccttcGTCGTTATTTACTCGTTGgaatacgaggactttacgacgatttaagcttacgtggaattaacgactgttatgtttaaatccctagaatccaaaacccgaaacccgaaaccccaaaccccatattccttattttctacttcatatatttcaaaccccatctttatttccattccaaaccacaattcccacatttgcttattcataaaacaaactcccacattaccttattcataaaacaaaccccacattatcttattcataaaacaaactctctcatcttattcataaaacaaatacatcaatcggatacatcgacattctcgtcatcactagaaacatcatcattttcattaaactcgtcttcaacagcttcgtctgtggcatcatcggtaagatcttcgtactcgtgattatgcggatcaatgagaaggatgtcatcaatttcttgttcaggttcctcaacttcatttatctgttcttcttgcaatggtggttcttctccactgatgattcgtcctcga encodes:
- the LOC125582110 gene encoding uncharacterized protein LOC125582110, producing the protein MFVHNLGATSLQTRALQLMKENGGVPVDDFTLMKNAYTNKKNGEIQDGLIKGVIQVVENRKVDLLATQASMCEEGDSASSNSLTVEQLNNLVLEAVPKKKGRYVGLARSTGGASSSSSAHYPLVDELMEQIKTKDTEIEFLKQDNAEIRVELQQNRMTMEENNVLTQTLLQKFRTRFGEDF